The following proteins come from a genomic window of Flavivirga spongiicola:
- a CDS encoding Crp/Fnr family transcriptional regulator, whose protein sequence is MEPLRCCISDKINIDNDSLDSIISYFEIIKIKKGAFFSESGKICRKMAFIESGYLRMYDIAEGKEITFWIGSNGKFITSLSSFIFESENYWNIQALTDCTLYVISRENHFKLCKEQPKWLEFDNVLLAHSFALLERSMFAQLHTTAQQRFETLLKEEPALFNHVPLQHIASMLGITPESLSRLRNKLAQSNS, encoded by the coding sequence ATGGAACCACTAAGATGTTGTATTTCAGATAAAATTAATATTGATAATGATTCTTTAGATTCCATAATTTCTTATTTTGAAATTATAAAAATAAAGAAGGGGGCATTTTTTTCAGAATCGGGAAAAATTTGCAGGAAAATGGCATTTATCGAATCGGGATACTTAAGAATGTATGATATCGCCGAAGGAAAAGAAATTACCTTTTGGATTGGTAGTAATGGAAAGTTTATAACGTCACTTTCCAGTTTTATTTTCGAATCAGAAAATTATTGGAATATACAAGCATTAACTGATTGTACACTTTACGTTATTAGTAGGGAAAATCATTTTAAACTTTGCAAGGAACAGCCTAAATGGTTAGAGTTTGACAACGTATTACTTGCACATTCTTTTGCTTTATTGGAGCGCAGTATGTTTGCCCAATTACATACAACAGCACAGCAAAGATTTGAAACTTTACTCAAAGAAGAACCGGCGCTTTTTAATCATGTTCCGCTTCAACATATTGCCTCTATGCTCGGAATCACACCAGAATCATTAAGCAGATTAAGAAATAAATTAGCTCAGTCAAATTCTTGA
- a CDS encoding type II toxin-antitoxin system RatA family toxin translates to MSFLQITLLCNAIFSFATGISLILFFNTIATWFGKQTPTVFWIIGLGLLYFSYSIGIEIRNPKPHAVFYIIVQDFIWVLASLAIVIIKPFNISVIGYQIITIVMFLVLFFGIGQTIGLAQVDTLNNKGLKHLTYERIINATKENTWKVISDVSNYHKVAPNIDSVTIISGEDKGMIRSCSHKTNSWTEVAILWEAGEQYTFQVNTDAEDYPYPLKSLKGTWKVQAVSEHETKIIMQFDFIYKQKIYNVLIHPFMKKKFNKICDELLDNWENILEVK, encoded by the coding sequence ATGAGCTTTTTACAAATTACATTGCTATGTAACGCTATTTTTTCATTCGCAACAGGCATTTCTCTTATTTTATTCTTTAATACCATTGCTACCTGGTTTGGTAAGCAAACCCCAACCGTTTTTTGGATCATCGGATTAGGTCTTCTCTATTTTTCGTATTCTATAGGCATTGAAATAAGAAATCCAAAACCTCATGCCGTATTTTATATTATTGTTCAGGATTTCATATGGGTATTAGCTAGTTTGGCCATTGTAATTATAAAACCATTCAATATTTCAGTTATTGGTTATCAGATAATAACCATTGTCATGTTTCTTGTTCTCTTTTTTGGTATTGGGCAAACTATTGGGCTTGCTCAGGTTGACACTTTAAATAACAAAGGTCTAAAGCACTTAACATATGAAAGAATAATAAATGCCACAAAAGAAAATACCTGGAAGGTTATTTCAGATGTTTCAAACTATCATAAGGTTGCTCCTAATATTGATAGTGTAACGATTATATCTGGTGAAGACAAAGGCATGATTAGAAGTTGTTCACATAAAACGAATAGCTGGACAGAAGTAGCCATTCTATGGGAAGCAGGTGAACAATATACATTTCAGGTTAATACGGATGCTGAAGATTATCCTTATCCTTTAAAATCTCTAAAAGGTACATGGAAAGTTCAAGCCGTATCTGAACATGAAACCAAAATTATTATGCAATTTGATTTCATATATAAACAGAAAATTTACAATGTTTTAATCCATCCTTTTATGAAAAAAAAGTTTAATAAAATCTGTGATGAATTACTTGACAATTGGGAAAACATCTTAGAGGTTAAATAA
- a CDS encoding toxin-antitoxin system YwqK family antitoxin, which produces MKRIIGIIICSTLCFAFSADVQRKVIRDNGFDIECYVALEKQTNFNKNKTYYWFKSGQIHQSMSTSGGLVLHKEYSKYYKSKQLAEQGTFSFGLKIGDWKTWHTNGKLKTHGAWVNGYKNGRFKAYDSLGNLMVKGDYKNNLKAGYWIDFTKKDTTYHKNNFEFKERPKNLVERILRKRDSLEKIQIKVDRLTKRKNDSINRVKLKLKRLNKKRSDSIKRRQAKLKRLEQKKMDSINKSKGKPSSKKNFFNKLFKAKNK; this is translated from the coding sequence ATGAAAAGAATAATAGGCATTATAATATGTTCTACGTTGTGTTTTGCTTTTTCTGCCGATGTGCAGAGAAAAGTAATTAGAGATAACGGTTTTGATATAGAATGCTATGTAGCATTGGAAAAACAAACCAATTTTAATAAAAATAAAACATACTATTGGTTTAAATCTGGCCAAATACATCAATCGATGTCAACTTCAGGTGGACTTGTGTTGCATAAGGAGTATTCTAAATACTATAAATCTAAACAGTTGGCAGAACAAGGTACTTTTAGTTTTGGTTTAAAGATTGGAGACTGGAAAACATGGCATACAAATGGAAAATTAAAGACTCATGGAGCTTGGGTAAACGGATATAAAAATGGCCGCTTTAAAGCTTATGATTCGCTTGGGAATTTAATGGTTAAAGGTGATTATAAAAATAACCTAAAAGCAGGTTATTGGATTGATTTTACAAAAAAAGACACCACTTATCATAAAAACAATTTTGAATTTAAAGAAAGACCTAAAAACCTTGTAGAACGCATACTTAGAAAACGAGATTCTCTGGAAAAAATTCAAATTAAAGTAGACAGACTAACAAAAAGAAAGAATGACTCTATAAATAGAGTGAAATTAAAATTAAAAAGGTTAAACAAAAAACGAAGCGACTCTATTAAAAGAAGGCAAGCCAAATTAAAGAGACTAGAGCAAAAGAAAATGGATTCTATAAATAAGAGTAAGGGCAAGCCGTCTTCTAAAAAGAACTTTTTTAATAAGTTATTTAAAGCAAAGAACAAATAA
- the cydB gene encoding cytochrome d ubiquinol oxidase subunit II — MEIFWFIIIAVVLVVFFVLDGYDFGAGIIHLFYAKTEKDKEVITKSAGLFWDSNEVWLVAAGGMLFMAFPTFYASVFSGFYLPLMIVLWLIIFRAIGLEFRGQFDYQMWKDIWDKAFGVSSFLLALFFGIALGNIVRGVNLGGVENGVSTYEGHYFFLPLWSSNFSPLNESPGVIDWFTIIIGLITLVTLAIHGANWIILKTNASINNQLKTVIFRLNIALSVLTVFSLIVWQIINPNSLDNFIETPFLIVFPIIYISGLIGLFFIKKLKKDIYGFVFSTLLILGGIASSLASIFPAMLPSNNALNESLTIYNTAAPEYGLSVALNWGIIGFILLFVYMIIQKRLMGGKIDNMDYGH; from the coding sequence ATGGAAATATTTTGGTTTATCATCATAGCAGTTGTATTGGTTGTATTTTTTGTATTAGATGGTTATGATTTTGGAGCAGGAATCATTCATTTATTTTATGCCAAAACAGAAAAAGATAAAGAAGTTATTACTAAATCTGCCGGATTATTCTGGGATTCTAATGAAGTTTGGTTGGTTGCTGCCGGAGGTATGCTTTTTATGGCTTTTCCAACATTCTACGCTTCTGTTTTTAGTGGTTTCTATCTGCCGTTAATGATTGTTTTATGGTTAATTATATTCAGAGCCATTGGATTAGAGTTTAGAGGTCAGTTTGATTATCAAATGTGGAAAGATATTTGGGATAAAGCTTTTGGCGTTTCAAGTTTCCTATTAGCATTGTTTTTTGGTATTGCTTTGGGTAACATAGTAAGAGGTGTTAATTTAGGAGGTGTCGAGAACGGAGTATCTACATATGAAGGGCATTACTTTTTCCTACCTTTATGGAGTTCTAACTTTAGTCCTTTGAACGAATCTCCCGGTGTGATAGATTGGTTTACAATCATTATTGGTTTAATTACACTGGTTACTTTAGCTATCCACGGTGCCAATTGGATTATTTTAAAAACAAACGCATCTATAAATAACCAGCTTAAAACAGTCATCTTTAGATTAAATATAGCCCTATCTGTATTAACGGTCTTTTCTTTAATCGTCTGGCAAATAATCAATCCAAATTCTTTAGACAATTTTATTGAAACTCCTTTTCTAATCGTATTTCCTATCATTTATATCTCTGGATTAATTGGATTATTTTTTATTAAAAAGTTAAAAAAAGACATCTATGGTTTTGTTTTCTCTACATTGCTAATACTTGGAGGTATCGCTTCGTCTTTGGCCTCCATATTTCCAGCCATGTTACCTTCTAATAACGCGTTAAATGAATCATTAACTATTTACAATACCGCTGCACCAGAGTATGGATTATCCGTGGCTCTTAATTGGGGTATTATTGGTTTTATTCTTCTATTTGTATATATGATTATTCAGAAAAGGCTCATGGGAGGAAAAATTGATAACATGGATTATGGTCATTAA